The Desulfobulbus propionicus DSM 2032 DNA segment CGAAATGCTGCACCATGGCGATGACCGCCGGGTTGAGGCGGATATATTCCGGCGCCCGGCCACCGGGGACCACCAGGGCATCGTAGTCCTCGGCCTTGATGGCGGCGAAATCGGCGTTGAGGGTGAAGTTGTGGCCCGGTTTCTCGCTGTAGGTCTGATCCCCCTCGAAATCATGGATCGCGGTGCGCACGTATTCTCCAGCCTTCTTGCCCGGACAGACCGCATGCACGGTGTGCCCGACCATCCGCAGGGCCTGAAAGGGCACCATCACCTCATAATCTTCCACATAATCGCCCACCAGCATGAGAATTTTCTTGGCTGCCATAGTTGCTCCTTGTGTGTCATTTTGGTTGGTTCATCTTCCCCAAGGGGGGACTGTCCATGAGGGCTTTTTTCCACGCTGGGCCGCTTCGCCATTCAGCTGAACAGCCCCGCGCATGGATACGGATCTTACTCCGTACCGATGCGCAACTCCAGGGTAATGGTCGTGCCGGGCTGGCAGCCGGGGCTGCTTGT contains these protein-coding regions:
- a CDS encoding DJ-1/PfpI family protein, yielding MAAKKILMLVGDYVEDYEVMVPFQALRMVGHTVHAVCPGKKAGEYVRTAIHDFEGDQTYSEKPGHNFTLNADFAAIKAEDYDALVVPGGRAPEYIRLNPAVIAMVQHFAQAGKPMAAICHGAQLLAAAGVIEGRACSAYPAVGPDVTRAGGRYVDIPVDAAHVDGVLVTAPAWPAHPAWLAQFLQVLGTKIEP